Genomic segment of Erythrobacter sp. BLCC-B19:
TCAGCAGGATGTGCGGGGGGCGCTCGCGCTGGCGTTTCTTGCGATCCGAAGGTGTGTCGCCACTGCGGGTCTCGACCTTGATGGGCAGGCCGATCTCTTCGATGGGCGTCAGCAGGTTGCGCTTCACGTCCTGCGCCAGCGCCTTCAATGGCGAGACGTAGAGCGTGTGCAGCCCGTCATGCGGCGGCGTGTCGCCCGCAAAGTCGCACAGGGTCGGCAGGAAGCCCGCGAGCGTCTTGCCCGCCCCGGTATCAGCCACCAGCAGCGCATGGCGGCCCGCGCGTGCCTCGGCGAGCATATCGAGCTGATGGCGGCGCACGCGCCACCCCCGCGCGGAAAACCACGCGGCGATGGCAGGCGGCAGCGGAGGAGCGGCGGCCTCGGCGGCGGTCACATCAGTCGATTTGCGGCGGCTCGGGCGCCATCACCGGGGAGGTCGAGACGATACTGCTCTCGATCTCCTCGACGCTCATGCCGGTCAGCTTTGCGACCTTGGCCTTGTCGGCCTTGCTCAGATCAGAAAAGCTGCGCGCCGCGGGCAGGTTCGCGGTGCGCTCGGTGATGCGCGATTCCATCTGGCCGATCATTGAAAACAGCGCGGGCATGGCCTCCATGCTGGCGGCCATCAGGCGCGGGTCGCTCGCCATCGAGAGGGATTCGCGCGCATACTTGCTTCCCGCTTCGGTCGTGAAGAAGGTGTCGATCGCGGCAAGTTCGGTCTCGGAGAAGCGGATCGCGTAAAGCTCGGCCATGGCGCGGCGCATCGGCGGCTCCATCACGTCCATGACCTCGCCCAGCAGTTCGGGGATCATCGCCTTGGTGGCAGCCTCACGCTCCTGCCACGCCGGATCGAGCAGGGCGAGCGCCTCGGCTGCCTGTTCATCGGAGAGCGGCTCCACATCGAACGGCGACAGCGACAAGGCGCGGGCGAGCGCAGGCTTGGGGCCGGAGGGCATATCCCCCAGCCCGCCAAGTCCGCCCAGCCCGTCGAACATCCCGCTGGTCAGCTCGGCCATCGCGCCCTTGGGCATGATCCGGTCGATCAGCTTTTCGGCAGCAGGAAGGCGTGCCTGCTGTTCGGCGGTGAGCGGTTCGGCCTTCGCCATCCCGCCCATCATCCCGGCGAGCGCGGCCATTGCCTGCTCGTCGTCCGAAAGCTGCTCGCCGTCATCGGTTGCAGGTTCGGCTTCGATCATCGGCACGGTTTCGTCCTGCGCCGCAAGGGTGGCAGGGGCCGCCAGCAGCGACAGAGCCGAACCGGCGGCAAGCATCAGGCGCAGGGATTTCATGCGATTCTCTCCATTTCGATGGAGCCTAAGTGCCCCAGCATCGGCCCTCTGGATAGGGGTTAAAGCGATTGCAGCAGTTCCTTCGATACCCGCCCCGGCGCCTTGAGCGTCGCCTCGATCAGCGCGGTTTCGGCCTTGCAGCGATCGGGGTGATCGGGCTTGGTCAGGGCAGCGACCAGCCGCTCCTCGGGCAGGCCGCTGCCCTTGATGGTCTGGTCCACCAGCCAGCCCGGGATCGAATAGCGGATTTGCCTGCCCTCTGGCTTGTGGTTCAGCACCTTGGCTTCGAGCAATTGCTTGAGCAGCGCCTGTTCCCTCCCGCGCTGCTTCTCGTCGAGCTTCAAGGGCAAGCTCGCGAAGTCGGCGGCCATGATGTTGCGGCAGACATCGGGCGACTGGGCGAGCGCGGCGCGCATCCAGCTACCGCGCAGGTCGGCGCGCACCACCAGCTCGTCATACTCGGCCACCTCGGCCGAAGCCGCCGCACGGAACCGCACGAAGGCGAGCGCGGCATCGGTGTTGCTGCCCTGCCCGACGGCGAGCTTCCACTGATCGACAAACACCGGATCGGCCTTGCGCACGGTAGCCAGATCGGTGCCGGGGCCGAACACTTCAGCCGCCGCGATGCTCAACTGGGCCTCGATCAGCGCCTGCGAGACTTCTTCGCTCGAAGGTGCCGAACCGTCGCTGTCGTCGCTGGCAAGATTGCCCGCCAGCCGCACCAGTGCCGATCCGACCAGCACCAGGATGAAAATCCACCGCACCACGCTCGGCCCGGTGCCGCCCGGTGTCCCGTCCAGCGCCCCGCCCTTGTCCCACGAGGCGACCCGTTCGGGATCGAGGTGGCTTTCCAGTTCGGGATAGCGCTGGCGGATGCCGGTCAGCAGCTTGTCGACCTCCAGCCGCTTGACCTTGAGCCGGTCGAAGAACCCCGCCCGCCCGGGGCGCGAGAGTTCCGTCCACGCCTTGTGCAGCGGGTGTTCGGGCTTCTGCACATTCTCGTGGAAGCGCATCCCCTTCAATCGCTGGTTGAGGAACATCAGCGCCGGGCGTTCCTCCAGCGCGCCAGCCTCGCCCAGCCAGCCGAAGGCGGCGTTGGCAGGCTCGACGAAGGGGGCCGAGCGCGGCCAGGTGCGCGCGAAGACTTCGGCCAGCCCGTCATCAAGCGCATCATTTTCGGCCAGATCGGCGACCTCGGCCCGCGCGATCAGCACATCGAGCGCGGCAAGGCCTTCCTCCAGCTCGGCATGAGTGACGGCCTCGTCGCTGTTGGCGCCATCGGGATAGAGCACATCGAGCAGCGTGTTCCACGCCGCGCGGGCGCGCCGCTGGTCTTCGGTCAGCTCCGGCTGGGGCGCGGAGCCGAAATCCGGGTCGGCCTCGCCGGGACGCTGGATGCCGGGCGCGATGTCCCATGCGCCGCCATCATCCAGCCAGTCGTCATCGGGATCATCGTCAAGCGCGCCGAGGCCGTAGAGCTCGCCCTCATCCTCGTCCTCGTCCGTTTCCTCCGCGTCCTCGCGCACGCCCTGCGCCGCCAGCCACAAGGCAGAATCGCGCGCGCGGCGCAGTTCGGCATAGCCGGCGATATCCTCGTCGACATTGGTCGCGCGCAGGATGTCGGCATAGGCCTTGCGGATCGCCCCCGCATCGCTGGTGGGATCGATCCCGAGCCGGCTCCACGGAAAAGGCCGGCTCATAGCGGCGGATTGGCCTCGATCTGGTCAAGCAGCCCGCCCAGCGCGTCGCGCGCGTCGGCGATGATGCGCGGGTCCTGCTTGTCGAGCGCGCCCTGAAACTCGGTGAGCGCCTGCCCGATATAATCGCGCACCGGGCCGGTGAAGCCTTCATAGGCGCGTTCGGCGCGCGCCAGCATGGCGACATTCTCCGCTTCATCGCGCGGATGCACCTTCAGCTTGTCCAGCGCCTTGCGCCGCGCCTCGATGTCCTTCTGGCTGCGGCGGTCATCCTCGTCGACGATCACCAGATTGCGCTTGAGCCCGGTCACGGGCACCTCGACATCCACCTCCAGCAGCCCGCTGGTATCATAGGTGAAGCGCACATCGACCCCCACCTCGCCTGCCGGGCGCGGGGGGACGGGAACCTCAAGTTCGCCCAGCTTGACGTTCTTCTTCACGTCACGCGCTTCGCCCTGATAGATCGCGAACAGCACCTTGCGCTGGTTGTCGCCGAGCGTGAAGAACCGCTCGATCCGGCTCACCGGCACGGGGGTGTTGCGCTCGATGATCGGGGCGAAGATGTCGTCGTGAAACCGGCCATGCGCATCGCGGGTGGCGGTGTTGACCCCGAGCGTGAAGGGCGCAACGTCGGTGATGCGGATTTCCTCCAGCCCATCCCCGCCCGACAAGAGCCCCGCCTGAATGGCCGCGCCCAGCGCGACGGCATGATCGGGGTGGACGGTGGAATTGGGGAAGCGCCCGAACATCCGGGTCAGCGCCTTCCTCACCACCGGCATCCGCGTCGCCCCGCCGACCAGCACGATGTCCGACAGGCTCTTCACATCGATATGGCAGTCCCGCAGCGCGCGGATCACCGGATCGCGCAGGCGCTTGACGAGGCCGGCGGCGGCCTCCTCGAAGGCTTCGGTGGTGACCCTTGCGGTGACCGGCGTGCCATCGGCAACCACGTTGAAGTCGGCGGCTTCGGAGGTGGTGAGCGCGCGCCGCGTGCGTTCGGCGGCGAGGTTGAGCAGCGCGCGGCGGCGGTCTGCCGGGATGCGATCCAGAGCGCCGGGGTTGTCGAGCAGCGGCTCGACCAGCTTCACCAGCGCCTCGTCGAAATCATCGCCGCCCAGCCGGTTGTCCCCCGCCGAGGCGCGCACTTCGACGATGCCTTCGAACATCTCGACAATCGAGACGTCGAAGGTGCCCCCGCCAAGGTCGAACACCAGAAACGGCTCGCGGTCACCCCGGTCGGCAAGGCCGAAGGCGAGCGCGGCGGCCGTGGGTTCATTGATGAGGCGCTTGACCTCAAGCCCGGCGATCTCGCCCGCGCGGCGGGTGGCGCGGCGCTGGCGTTCGTTGAAATAGGCAGGGACAGTGATGACTGCCGCTGTGGGCCGCTCGCCCATCGCCGCTTCGACATCGTCGGCCAGCGAGCGCAGCACCATCGCCGAGAGGTCTTCGGGGCTGAGGGTCGTCCCCGCCAGCGTGACGGTGGAGGCGGTGCCCATCATCCGCTTGAAGCTGGTGACGGTGTCCGCCGGATGGGTCGCCATGCGGTCTAGCGCGGCTTCTCCCACCCAGCTCTGCCCGCCCTTGGCAAGGCTGACCGCCGAGGGGGTGAGCTCCTTGCCCAGCGCATTGGGCACCAGCTGCGGCGCACCATCCTTCCACACCGCGACCGCGCTGTTGGTGGTGCCAAGATCAATCCCTACGAGCATGGCGGTTGTCATAGCCGACCGCCCGCGTCAGGCAATTGGAATTGCAGGGCTAGTGGCCGACGCTCTCGCCCCGTTCGAGGCCTGATGCGGCAAGCTGCGCGTCGATCTGCGCGAGCAGCCGGTCGAGCCCCGCCTGCGTGTCGCTTTCCGCCCGGGCCACCAGCACGTCCTGCGTGTTGGACGCGCGCAGCAGCCACCAGCCGTCCTTCGTGTTCACCCGCACGCCATCGGTGGTGTTGACGCTTTCAACCTCCGGCCCCGGCGCCGTGGCAAGCCGCTCGGCGATTTCGGCCATCGCGGCGAATTTGCGCGCCTCATCGACCTGAAAGCGCAGTTCGGGGGTGTTGAGCATCGGCGGGATCGCGGAGCGCAGTTCGGTCACCGATTTGCCGAGTCGCGCCGCCGCCGCCAGCAGGCGCACCCCAGCATAGAGCGCATCGTCATAGCCGTAATATTCGTCCGCAAAGAACACATGGCCGCTCATCTCGCCCGCCAATGGCGCACCAGTTTCCTTCATTTTGGATTTGATCAGCGAGTGGCCGGTCTTCCACATCAGCGGCTCGCCGCCGAGTTCGGCCACGCGGTCGAACAGCGCCCGGCTGGCCTTCACATCGGCGATAATCGTCGCATTCGGACGGTTTTTGAGCAGATCCTCGGCATAGATCATCAGCAGCTGATCGCCCCAGATCACCCGGCCCGTGCCGTCGATCGCCCCGATCCGGTCGCCATCCCCGTCGAAAGCCACTCCGAAATCGAGGTTCTTTGCCGCGACGAGCGCACGCAGATCGGTCAGATTGGCTTCCACAGTCGGATCAGGATGGTGGTTTGGAAAATGTCCATCAACATCAGTAAACAGCAGATGATGTTCTCCCGGCAGCCGGGCCGCCAGCGCTTCGAGCGCGGGGCCAGCCGCGCCGTTGCCCGCATCCCAGCCGACGCGGATCTTCTCCAGCGCCTCGGGATCGATCCCGGCCAGCCCATCGAGCAGACGCTCGACATACTCGCCGAGGATGTCGCGCGTGGTGACGCTGCCCATGCCGCTGGCGAACGCGCCGTCTGCTGCCAGTTTCCCGAGCTTCTGGATATCGGCGCCGAAGAACGGCCGGCCAAGAAATACCATCTTGAAGCCATTGTAATTGGGGGGATTGTGGCTGCCAGTTATCTGAATGCCGCCATCCACCTGTTCGGCTGAGGCTTCGGCGTAATAGAGCATCGGCGTCGCCGCGAGGCCGATCCGCACGACATCGCAACCGCTCGCCGTCAGCCCCTCGACCAGCGCGTGTTCGAGCATGGGCGAACTCACGCGCCCGTCGTAACCCACCGCAACGGTCTTCCCGCCCGCCTCGCGCAGCAGCGTGCCAAACGCCCGGCCGATCGCCCGCGCATCATCGGCGCCTAGGGTTTCGCCAATGATCCCGCGAATGTCGTATTCGCGCAGCACGGTCGGGTGGAAATGATGTTGCATGGTGGGCGATGCTCCTCTTTGCCTCAGGCTGGCTACCCGACGGGCGGCAGGATCGTGCCGATGTTCGCATCCATAACGGATTGAACCTCCCGGCTATTCCCACCATTCCCGGCCCGGATCGTCAGACCCCCAGGATGCCCTTGTGTCAATTGCGGGGTTACCGCAGGCCATCATCATCCGAAGTCGGCAGCGGTGCGCCCGGCAGTTCGGCCAGCAGCAGATCGCGCGCCGCATTGGCTTCCTGCATCGCGGCCGTGGTGCCGCCCTTGTCGGGATGGACCAGCGTCACCAGCCGGCGATGGGCAGCGATAATCTCGTCCCGCCCCGCCCCGGCCTCGACCCCGAGCAGCTTGCGCGCGCGGAAGATCGCCTGGCTGCGGGTCGGCGTGGGTCGCAGGAAATCCCACGGCCATTTGCCGGTCGCCCAGCGGCAGAAGAAGCACGCCACCGCAATCAGGATCACCGCGCGCAGCATCAGGCCAACTCCAGCTCCCCTTGTTCACGATCGAAGGCCGGCAGGCTCAAGGCCTTCACCAGCGCGCGCAACTCCTGCCGCGCGACGAGGTGGCTGGTGCCAAGATCGCCGAGGTGCCCCTTGTCGAGCAAGGTCAGCCCGCTCGGGAACAGCTCGCGATAGATCACGCGCTCCGACAGGCCTTGCGTCACCCGGAAACCGACGCGCTTGGCCATCTCGTTCAGCGCCTTGTGCAGACGCGCCTGGTTGCGCGCCTCGACGTGGCCGGTGCGGTTGCGCACCACGATCCAGTCCATCTCGGGCCGCTGCTGCTCGATCGTCATCCGGCTGCGCTTCATCCGCGCCTCCCAGATCAACTCGGCAAAGAACGAAAGCTTGCGCACCTTGAAGGTCTCGGCATCGACCTGCCCGATCAGGTCGAAATCGACGAAGCTGTCGTTCATCGGGGTCACCAGCGTATCGGCGTGTTCGACCGCGATCCGCGCGAAGGGATCATCGCGCCCCGGATTGTCGACGATGAGGAAATCGCACGAGGCTTCCATCCGCCGGATCATCGCGATCAGATCGCCGGTGGTCTCCCCGCGAAACACCTCGCACGCCGGGGTCGGCAGCGTGAGGCCGCGCTTTTCGAGCGTCGCGAGCCGGTTCTCGATGTAGCGATGCGTGGTGCGCTGGCGCGGATCGAGGTCGATCGCGGCCACCCGCGCGCCCAGATAGGACAGCGCCACCGCCACGTGCACCGCCGTGGTCGACTTGCCGGTGCCGCCCTTTTCATTGGCAAAGACGATGCGATGCGCCTGCCCCTTGCGCAGGCGACGCCCGGCGAGCACGGGTTCGGCAGGCTGGACGCTCGATGCAGGCGGCATTGCAGTCACGGGGGCTCTCTGGCAGCGGATCGGCTTGAATTGGGACAGGAAGCGCCGCTAGGGCGCGGTTTCGGTCTAACCGTGGAGGCGTGGCGGTGCAAACGGTCAATGGGTTGCTGATGTTGAGAACCGCTTTGGCACAGCTGCGCGGCGGAGGCGGATCGCCCCGTTCACGCATCGCGCTGGTGCCCACGATGGGCGCGCTGCACGAAGGCCATCTGACCCTGGTCCGCCGCGCCCGGGCCGCGGCCGATCACGTGGTCGCCTCGATTTTCGTCAATCCCAAGCAGTTCGGCCCCAACGAGGATCTCGACGCCTACCCCCGCCAATTGGCCGCCGACGCGGCGCTGCTGGAGGCCGAGGGCGTGGCGCTGCTGTGGGCG
This window contains:
- the pgmG gene encoding phosphoglucomutase/phosphomannomutase PgmG; translated protein: MQHHFHPTVLREYDIRGIIGETLGADDARAIGRAFGTLLREAGGKTVAVGYDGRVSSPMLEHALVEGLTASGCDVVRIGLAATPMLYYAEASAEQVDGGIQITGSHNPPNYNGFKMVFLGRPFFGADIQKLGKLAADGAFASGMGSVTTRDILGEYVERLLDGLAGIDPEALEKIRVGWDAGNGAAGPALEALAARLPGEHHLLFTDVDGHFPNHHPDPTVEANLTDLRALVAAKNLDFGVAFDGDGDRIGAIDGTGRVIWGDQLLMIYAEDLLKNRPNATIIADVKASRALFDRVAELGGEPLMWKTGHSLIKSKMKETGAPLAGEMSGHVFFADEYYGYDDALYAGVRLLAAAARLGKSVTELRSAIPPMLNTPELRFQVDEARKFAAMAEIAERLATAPGPEVESVNTTDGVRVNTKDGWWLLRASNTQDVLVARAESDTQAGLDRLLAQIDAQLAASGLERGESVGH
- a CDS encoding Hsp70 family protein, yielding MLVGIDLGTTNSAVAVWKDGAPQLVPNALGKELTPSAVSLAKGGQSWVGEAALDRMATHPADTVTSFKRMMGTASTVTLAGTTLSPEDLSAMVLRSLADDVEAAMGERPTAAVITVPAYFNERQRRATRRAGEIAGLEVKRLINEPTAAALAFGLADRGDREPFLVFDLGGGTFDVSIVEMFEGIVEVRASAGDNRLGGDDFDEALVKLVEPLLDNPGALDRIPADRRRALLNLAAERTRRALTTSEAADFNVVADGTPVTARVTTEAFEEAAAGLVKRLRDPVIRALRDCHIDVKSLSDIVLVGGATRMPVVRKALTRMFGRFPNSTVHPDHAVALGAAIQAGLLSGGDGLEEIRITDVAPFTLGVNTATRDAHGRFHDDIFAPIIERNTPVPVSRIERFFTLGDNQRKVLFAIYQGEARDVKKNVKLGELEVPVPPRPAGEVGVDVRFTYDTSGLLEVDVEVPVTGLKRNLVIVDEDDRRSQKDIEARRKALDKLKVHPRDEAENVAMLARAERAYEGFTGPVRDYIGQALTEFQGALDKQDPRIIADARDALGGLLDQIEANPPL
- a CDS encoding J domain-containing protein, whose product is MLRAVILIAVACFFCRWATGKWPWDFLRPTPTRSQAIFRARKLLGVEAGAGRDEIIAAHRRLVTLVHPDKGGTTAAMQEANAARDLLLAELPGAPLPTSDDDGLR
- a CDS encoding division plane positioning ATPase MipZ, which gives rise to MPPASSVQPAEPVLAGRRLRKGQAHRIVFANEKGGTGKSTTAVHVAVALSYLGARVAAIDLDPRQRTTHRYIENRLATLEKRGLTLPTPACEVFRGETTGDLIAMIRRMEASCDFLIVDNPGRDDPFARIAVEHADTLVTPMNDSFVDFDLIGQVDAETFKVRKLSFFAELIWEARMKRSRMTIEQQRPEMDWIVVRNRTGHVEARNQARLHKALNEMAKRVGFRVTQGLSERVIYRELFPSGLTLLDKGHLGDLGTSHLVARQELRALVKALSLPAFDREQGELELA
- a CDS encoding DUF2059 domain-containing protein; the protein is MKSLRLMLAAGSALSLLAAPATLAAQDETVPMIEAEPATDDGEQLSDDEQAMAALAGMMGGMAKAEPLTAEQQARLPAAEKLIDRIMPKGAMAELTSGMFDGLGGLGGLGDMPSGPKPALARALSLSPFDVEPLSDEQAAEALALLDPAWQEREAATKAMIPELLGEVMDVMEPPMRRAMAELYAIRFSETELAAIDTFFTTEAGSKYARESLSMASDPRLMAASMEAMPALFSMIGQMESRITERTANLPAARSFSDLSKADKAKVAKLTGMSVEEIESSIVSTSPVMAPEPPQID